The genomic region TTCATGGCCTATGGCCGCCCACGGTGGACCAGTCCCTCGCGGCTCCCCTCACCGCGCGTCTCGAGATGGAGAGGAGGATGCCGACGGCAAGGAGATTCGCCATCAGCGACGACCCTCCGCAGCTCAGAAACGGCAGCGGCACGCCCGTGACAGGCCCCATCCCGAGATTCACCGCGCCGTGGACCAGCACATTGATCGCCAGGTTCCAGGTCAGACCCGCCGCCAGGAGGCTGCCGAAGCGGTCAGGCGCTCTGCGCGACGTCGCGATCCCGAAGAGTATCAGCGCGCCGTAGGTCAACAGGAGAAGTGTGATCCCCAGAAGTCCCGTCTCCTCTCCCACGATGCCGAGAATGAAGTCGGTGTGGGGAAAGGGCAAGAAAAAGTACTTCTGGAGCCCGTTTCCGAGGCCCAAGCCGAGGATCCCTCCTGAGCCGACCGTCGTGATGCTCTGGTCGACCTGGTAGGCGACCTCGCGGCCGGCGAGGCCGAGGAAACCGAAGATGCGTTCGCGCTGATAGGGGCGCATGAGGAGGAGGGCCAGAAGGGCGGGCGGAGCCGTGGCGAGGCCGAGCCATCGGATCGAGAGACCGCCGACGTAGAACACTCCCACCGCGAGGAGAAGGATGAAGAGGGCCATGGAGAGGTTTGGCTGCAGGGCGACGAGGCCGGCGACGAGGAAGGTCGCGAGAGCCGGGACGACGAAGAGGCGGCCGGGAGGAAGGATCCCTTCCTTTCCCGACAGATAGAAGGCGAGAAAGATGACGAGGCCGACGCGCGCGAACTCGGAGGGCTGGATCGTCACTCCCTGGACGGAGAGCCAGCGCGCCGCGCGCACCCCGTGCGCGACTCCGAGGCCGAGGACCAGCAAGAGCAGCCCGAGAATCCCGGCCCCGAGCGCAGTCCACGCGACCGGCTTGCGCCTCAGCCACTGGTAGTCGAGCGACCAGAAACAGGCGAGGAGGATGAGCCCCGCCAGCAGCTTGGAGAGCTGCGACTCGAAGTAGAAGGCCGGGGACTTCCCCTCCGCCACGCTGAGAACCGCGCTCGACGAGAAGACCATCACCAGGCCGAAGCAGCAGAGAAGCAGGCAACAGGTCAGGATCCCTCGCTCCGGTCGGGTCGCAACAGACGGTAGAATTCTCATTCCCCACACCCCCCGGGAGGAACGGCCCCGATCGACTCGCCGACGAGCCGG from Candidatus Eisenbacteria bacterium harbors:
- a CDS encoding stage V sporulation protein E; the protein is MRILPSVATRPERGILTCCLLLCCFGLVMVFSSSAVLSVAEGKSPAFYFESQLSKLLAGLILLACFWSLDYQWLRRKPVAWTALGAGILGLLLLVLGLGVAHGVRAARWLSVQGVTIQPSEFARVGLVIFLAFYLSGKEGILPPGRLFVVPALATFLVAGLVALQPNLSMALFILLLAVGVFYVGGLSIRWLGLATAPPALLALLLMRPYQRERIFGFLGLAGREVAYQVDQSITTVGSGGILGLGLGNGLQKYFFLPFPHTDFILGIVGEETGLLGITLLLLTYGALILFGIATSRRAPDRFGSLLAAGLTWNLAINVLVHGAVNLGMGPVTGVPLPFLSCGGSSLMANLLAVGILLSISRRAVRGAARDWSTVGGHRP